A single Pseudomonas sp. MM223 DNA region contains:
- the sdhC gene encoding Succinate dehydrogenase cytochrome b556 subunit (*Name sdhC): MKKAVKSQRPVNLDLRTIKLPVTAYTSILHRISGVILFIGLAIMLYALGKSLGSEEGFGEVKACLTSPLAKFVTWGLLSALLYHLVAGVRHLIMDMGIGETLEGGKLGSKIVIVISVVLIVLVGVWVW; the protein is encoded by the coding sequence GTGAAAAAAGCCGTGAAAAGCCAACGACCTGTAAACCTAGACCTAAGGACCATCAAGCTCCCTGTCACTGCGTACACGTCCATCCTGCACCGTATCTCCGGCGTCATCCTGTTCATCGGCCTTGCCATCATGCTTTATGCACTGGGCAAATCGCTGGGTTCCGAGGAAGGCTTCGGTGAGGTGAAGGCGTGTCTGACCAGCCCGCTGGCCAAATTCGTGACCTGGGGCCTGCTGTCCGCCCTGCTTTATCACCTCGTGGCAGGTGTACGTCACCTGATCATGGACATGGGCATCGGTGAGACGCTGGAAGGCGGCAAGCTGGGCTCGAAAATCGTGATCGTCATCTCCGTGGTGCTGATCGTTCTGGTGGGAGTTTGGGTATGGTAA
- the gltA gene encoding Citrate synthase (*Name gltA) yields the protein MVHEQLKSFFNGFRRDAHPMAVMCGVVGALSAFYHDSLDINNPQHREISAVRLVAKMPTLAAMVYKYSMGQPMMYPRNDLSYAENFLHMMFNTPCEIKPISPVLAKAMDRIFILHADHEQNASTSTVRLAGSSGANPFACIAAGIAALWGPAHGGANEAVLTMLDEIGDVSNIDKFIAKAKDKNDPFKLMGFGHRVYKNRDPRATVMKQTCDEVLRELGIKNDPQLELAMRLEEIALTDPYFIERSLYPNVDFYSGIILKAIGIPTSMFTVIFALARTVGWISHWKEMLSSPYKIGRPRQLYTGEQKRDITALKDRK from the coding sequence ATGGTTCACGAGCAGCTGAAGTCCTTCTTCAACGGCTTCCGCCGCGACGCTCACCCAATGGCGGTGATGTGTGGCGTGGTCGGTGCCCTGTCGGCGTTCTATCACGACTCCCTGGACATCAATAACCCGCAACACCGCGAAATTTCCGCGGTGCGCCTGGTCGCCAAAATGCCGACCCTGGCCGCGATGGTTTACAAGTACTCCATGGGCCAGCCGATGATGTACCCGCGCAACGACCTGTCGTACGCGGAAAACTTCCTGCACATGATGTTCAACACCCCGTGCGAGATCAAACCGATCAGCCCGGTGCTGGCCAAGGCAATGGACCGGATCTTCATCCTCCACGCCGACCACGAGCAGAACGCTTCCACTTCCACCGTCCGTCTGGCCGGTTCGTCGGGTGCCAACCCGTTCGCCTGTATCGCTGCCGGCATCGCCGCACTGTGGGGCCCGGCCCACGGCGGTGCGAACGAAGCCGTACTGACCATGCTCGATGAAATCGGCGATGTCTCGAACATCGACAAGTTCATCGCCAAGGCCAAGGACAAGAACGACCCGTTCAAGCTGATGGGCTTCGGTCACCGCGTGTACAAAAACCGCGACCCGCGCGCCACCGTGATGAAACAGACCTGCGACGAAGTCCTGCGCGAGCTGGGCATCAAGAACGACCCGCAGCTGGAACTGGCCATGCGCCTCGAAGAGATCGCCCTGACCGATCCGTACTTCATCGAGCGCTCGCTGTACCCGAACGTCGACTTCTACTCGGGGATCATCCTCAAGGCGATCGGCATTCCGACCAGCATGTTCACCGTGATCTTCGCCCTGGCACGTACCGTGGGCTGGATTTCGCACTGGAAAGAAATGCTCTCCAGCCCGTACAAGATCGGCCGTCCGCGCCAGCTGTACACCGGCGAGCAGAAGCGCGACATCACTGCACTGAAAGACCGCAAGTAA
- a CDS encoding hypothetical protein (UPF0153 protein YeiW), producing the protein MNCREGCGACCIAPSITSAMPRMPNGKPAGERCLHLTTANLCDLFGKPERPAVCGGFKADVEVCGSDRDEAIRILGWWEQITAA; encoded by the coding sequence ATGAATTGCCGTGAGGGTTGTGGTGCCTGCTGCATCGCCCCGTCCATCACTTCTGCGATGCCGCGCATGCCCAATGGCAAGCCGGCTGGCGAGCGCTGCCTGCACCTGACAACTGCCAACCTTTGCGACCTGTTCGGCAAGCCCGAGCGGCCAGCGGTATGTGGTGGTTTCAAGGCCGATGTCGAGGTGTGCGGCAGTGATCGTGACGAGGCAATCAGGATTCTTGGCTGGTGGGAGCAGATAACGGCGGCGTGA
- the hisC_5 gene encoding Histidinol-phosphate aminotransferase (*Name hisC_5), with translation MTNLLLYQRIAQQLADDIRRGVYQPGERVPSVRKMSAQLNVSHATVLQAYANLEDQGLIRARPQSGYYVHQTPALTAQTPDIARVERPGLVTRASIIQQVLTEARRDGVFPFGAAVPHVDYLPVRALHQQIAKVTRFHSPRAFSYMFSPGFEPLRRQIAIRMRDAGVLVDPREVIVTHGCVDALQMSLRVLTRPGDLIAAESPTYYGLLQLADLLGLKVIEIPSDPSTGISLEALQLAANQWSIKALVLTARLSNPLGGTVPEERQKQLLRLASDFDIQIVEDDIYGELMFEQGKTKALKAFDRLDRVIYCSSFSKTLSPGVRVGWMIAGRYQDEIQRLQTFTTHSACSVTQMGVAAYLENGGYDRHLRYIRQEYRKNLSAYQLAVQQHFPEGTQMTRPTGGFILWISLPGRVNTQELHVRALEQGISIAPGLIFSNTEQFNHCIRLNCGIPWNKEAERAVITLGLLAQQLCREPALTLL, from the coding sequence ATGACCAACCTGCTGCTGTACCAGCGTATCGCCCAGCAACTGGCCGATGACATCCGTCGCGGTGTCTACCAGCCAGGCGAGCGGGTACCTTCCGTGCGCAAGATGAGTGCCCAGCTCAATGTCAGCCATGCCACGGTGCTGCAGGCCTATGCCAACCTTGAAGACCAGGGGCTGATCCGCGCGCGGCCACAATCCGGCTACTACGTGCACCAGACGCCGGCCCTGACCGCGCAAACCCCGGACATTGCCCGGGTGGAGCGCCCGGGCCTGGTCACCCGTGCCAGCATCATCCAGCAAGTGCTGACCGAGGCGCGCCGCGATGGCGTGTTCCCGTTCGGCGCTGCAGTGCCGCATGTGGACTACCTGCCGGTCCGTGCCTTGCACCAGCAAATCGCCAAGGTCACCCGCTTTCACAGCCCGCGCGCCTTCAGCTACATGTTCAGCCCTGGTTTCGAGCCGCTGCGCCGGCAGATCGCCATTCGCATGCGCGATGCCGGCGTGCTGGTCGACCCCCGTGAAGTGATCGTGACCCACGGCTGCGTCGATGCCTTGCAAATGTCACTGCGCGTGTTGACCCGCCCGGGCGACCTGATCGCGGCCGAATCGCCGACTTATTACGGTTTGCTGCAGCTGGCTGACCTGCTGGGCCTTAAAGTGATCGAAATCCCCAGCGACCCGTCCACGGGTATCAGCCTTGAGGCCTTGCAGCTGGCGGCCAACCAGTGGTCGATCAAGGCTTTGGTGCTGACCGCCCGCTTGAGCAACCCGTTGGGCGGTACTGTTCCGGAAGAGCGGCAGAAGCAGCTGCTGCGCCTGGCGTCGGACTTCGATATCCAGATCGTCGAGGACGACATCTATGGCGAGTTGATGTTCGAGCAAGGCAAGACCAAGGCGCTGAAGGCATTCGACCGGCTGGACCGGGTTATCTACTGTTCAAGCTTCTCCAAGACCCTGTCCCCCGGTGTGCGCGTTGGCTGGATGATCGCCGGGCGCTATCAGGACGAAATTCAGCGCCTGCAAACCTTCACCACCCATTCGGCCTGCAGCGTGACGCAGATGGGGGTGGCGGCCTACCTGGAAAATGGCGGATACGACCGGCACCTGCGCTACATTCGCCAGGAGTATCGCAAGAACCTCAGCGCTTACCAGCTGGCGGTGCAGCAGCACTTCCCCGAGGGGACCCAGATGACCCGGCCGACGGGGGGCTTCATCCTCTGGATAAGCTTGCCTGGGCGGGTCAATACCCAAGAGCTGCATGTGCGAGCGTTGGAGCAAGGCATCAGCATTGCGCCGGGGTTAATATTCAGTAACACAGAACAGTTCAATCACTGCATCCGCCTTAATTGCGGTATCCCGTGGAACAAGGAGGCCGAGCGGGCGGTGATTACCCTCGGTTTGCTGGCTCAGCAGTTGTGCCGGGAGCCTGCGCTCACACTTTTGTAA